In the genome of Mycoplasmopsis pulmonis, one region contains:
- the proS gene encoding proline--tRNA ligase, which produces MKKLEKITPLEENFAKWYTDVVKNGELIDYGPVKGTLIFKPNSYGIWENIQLQFNKILKAKGIKNVYLPLLIPESLMKAEFEHIEGFAPELATLTKVGSKNLSENIYLRPTSEVLFQKFFKAEIESYKDLPKIYNQWANVIRWEKTTNPFLRSTEFLWQEGHSSHESAIEARKFTREMLKTYCKFLRKFLAIPTIMGKKTPREKFSGAYSTYTLEAMMKDGKALQSGTTHYLAQNFSEAYDVNFKDSENKKQFVYQTSWGLSTRLIGAIIMTHGDNRGIIIPPFVAPCQIDILAFNPRRSAEIEKFVNQVEKILKKPFRVNVDRSDKTLGFKASQSEIQGVPLRIEIGPRDFENNQVTLVRRDTLEKQSVSINDIVKVSRETLQAIHNNLYEQAKIRLKNNIVEINDYEEFKQEIANHKFVISPLCCTTAEAEEEIQKETGATARCIPFDYQKPGENKCLICKCMTKRFVLFARAY; this is translated from the coding sequence ATGAAAAAACTGGAAAAAATTACACCACTTGAAGAAAACTTTGCCAAGTGATATACGGATGTTGTAAAAAATGGAGAATTAATTGATTATGGACCTGTAAAAGGTACATTAATTTTTAAACCTAATTCTTATGGAATTTGAGAAAACATTCAACTTCAATTTAATAAAATTTTAAAAGCAAAAGGTATTAAAAATGTATATCTACCTCTTTTAATACCAGAGTCACTTATGAAAGCTGAATTTGAGCACATTGAAGGATTTGCTCCTGAACTAGCTACTTTAACTAAAGTAGGATCTAAAAACCTTTCTGAAAACATTTATCTTAGACCCACTAGTGAAGTTTTATTTCAAAAATTTTTTAAAGCCGAAATTGAAAGCTACAAAGACTTACCAAAAATTTATAATCAATGAGCTAATGTAATTAGATGAGAAAAAACTACTAATCCTTTTTTAAGAAGTACAGAATTTTTATGACAAGAAGGACATAGCAGTCATGAAAGTGCAATTGAAGCTAGAAAATTTACAAGAGAGATGTTAAAAACATATTGCAAATTTTTAAGAAAATTTTTAGCCATTCCCACAATTATGGGAAAAAAAACTCCTAGAGAAAAATTTTCTGGAGCTTATTCAACTTATACACTTGAGGCAATGATGAAAGATGGTAAAGCTCTTCAATCAGGAACTACCCACTATCTTGCTCAAAATTTTTCAGAGGCCTATGATGTAAATTTCAAAGATAGTGAAAATAAAAAACAATTTGTCTATCAAACTTCTTGAGGTCTTTCGACAAGGCTAATAGGAGCTATCATCATGACTCATGGAGACAATAGAGGAATTATTATTCCTCCTTTTGTAGCTCCTTGTCAAATTGATATTTTGGCATTTAATCCTAGAAGAAGTGCTGAAATTGAAAAATTTGTTAATCAAGTTGAAAAAATTCTAAAAAAACCTTTTAGAGTTAATGTTGATAGAAGCGATAAAACACTTGGCTTTAAAGCTAGCCAAAGTGAAATTCAAGGAGTTCCTTTAAGAATTGAAATAGGACCAAGAGACTTTGAAAATAATCAAGTCACTCTTGTTAGAAGAGACACCCTTGAAAAACAAAGTGTATCAATAAATGACATTGTTAAAGTCTCAAGAGAAACACTTCAAGCAATTCATAATAATTTATATGAACAAGCTAAAATAAGACTAAAAAACAACATAGTTGAAATAAATGACTATGAAGAGTTTAAACAAGAAATAGCAAATCACAAATTTGTTATTTCTCCTCTATGTTGCACTACAGCTGAAGCTGAAGAAGAAATTCAAAAAGAAACAGGAGCAACAGCTAGATGTATTCCTTTTGATTACCAAAAACCTGGAGAGAATAAATGTTTAATTTGTAAATGTATGACAAAAAGATTTGTTCTCTTTGCAAGAGCCTATTAA
- the secE gene encoding preprotein translocase subunit SecE — MQRTYYPQGRKVMSKKNKKPTLQKLNKRNWFFNYIVLFIKELKRVRWPKSRKTFRSFFLVIVFTIGFSIFAFVIATLSSYIFTQIGVKL, encoded by the coding sequence ATGCAAAGAACATACTATCCACAAGGAAGAAAAGTAATGTCTAAAAAAAATAAAAAACCAACTTTGCAAAAATTAAATAAGAGAAATTGATTTTTTAACTACATAGTTCTTTTTATTAAGGAACTAAAAAGAGTTAGATGACCAAAATCACGAAAAACTTTTAGATCATTTTTCTTAGTAATTGTTTTTACCATTGGTTTTAGTATTTTTGCATTTGTTATTGCAACACTTTCAAGTTATATCTTTACGCAAATAGGAGTTAAATTGTAA
- the nusG gene encoding transcription termination/antitermination protein NusG produces the protein MNKFNWYMISTIPNKEKEVIEAIKNKVVSENLEAYFSDFKIFWESRISAKELEKKQAGDSYKTTKKNMYNGYIFIEMVITNETWFLVRNTENVSGLVGSHGLGAWPTPISKLKFKKMIEEETKKEEEFQLSLNLSKFREGLFVKIVDGPFKNDEIVYKIKKTNHEKKYSILEIESLGKSVDTQIDHKHLKLIEDKE, from the coding sequence ATGAATAAATTTAATTGATATATGATCTCGACCATTCCCAATAAAGAAAAAGAAGTTATTGAAGCTATTAAAAATAAAGTAGTTTCAGAAAACTTAGAAGCATATTTTAGTGACTTTAAAATTTTTTGAGAAAGTAGAATCTCAGCTAAAGAATTAGAAAAAAAACAAGCTGGTGATTCATATAAAACTACTAAAAAAAATATGTACAATGGTTATATTTTTATTGAAATGGTAATAACAAATGAAACTTGGTTTTTAGTTAGAAACACAGAAAATGTCTCTGGACTAGTTGGCTCTCATGGATTGGGTGCTTGACCTACTCCTATTTCAAAGTTAAAATTCAAAAAAATGATTGAAGAAGAGACTAAAAAAGAAGAGGAATTTCAACTTTCTCTAAATCTAAGCAAATTCCGTGAAGGACTTTTTGTTAAGATAGTTGATGGACCTTTTAAAAATGATGAAATTGTCTACAAAATAAAAAAGACTAACCATGAAAAAAAATATTCAATTTTAGAAATTGAATCTCTAGGAAAAAGTGTTGATACTCAAATAGATCATAAGCATTTAAAATTAATTGAAGACAAAGAATAA
- a CDS encoding DUF402 domain-containing protein has translation MKSKTFLEKNFINVQAYKYNGDLYRQWNGSKIIKNDSQNIILYNFHSRIMEKSGKSWQVSEPSLWIFPKNENYNVNVLLRPEGNYYYINLTSPFIFEDNTIKYIDFDIDIKVYPKKEIEIVDIKEFQKNIKDYGYPPSVRKMVYKQVQNLLMFYEKQTSFFHRDFIDNIVNSLAKNKMLVFQSKKLSNFSQRYFEELRKNTKNEKIFKVYLCGPTVYDEVHIGNMRSVVVVDLIVRAQKYLGKKTLFVHNITDIDDKIIERSIQSKISENKISEKYFREYKKVLKKYRIKSIDKMPKVTDNIDSIVKFINSLDKKGYVIQKDDGFVFDVSKIKNYGKRLSREDKKQVENFYLWKSTTKGVQYNYNGFLGRPGWHSECTLFIDDIFNSQTLDIHAGGIDLTFPHHENENAQYIAKNDVKITKHWLHVGQVMFKNQKMSKSLGNVILAKDFDEDIFKIILINSSVTAPIYITNELIENAKVIINKYKKLYFKFLNLSLSFNFDDNVRYMVRKIADKDFSSFNLKLNEYIKAYNTSLEADKLTIVSSVIHFLNFSFIEQIEKDFRKNKKIYDIWQGFLKQKNYEKADMFRKILIDQGLI, from the coding sequence ATGAAAAGTAAAACTTTTTTAGAAAAAAACTTTATAAATGTCCAAGCATACAAATACAATGGAGATTTATATAGACAATGAAATGGTTCTAAAATTATAAAGAATGACTCTCAAAACATCATTCTTTATAATTTTCATTCTAGAATAATGGAAAAATCGGGTAAATCTTGGCAAGTCTCTGAGCCTAGTTTATGAATATTTCCAAAAAATGAAAACTACAATGTTAATGTTTTACTTCGTCCTGAAGGAAATTACTACTATATTAATTTAACTTCGCCTTTTATCTTTGAAGATAACACCATTAAATATATTGACTTTGACATTGACATTAAAGTTTATCCAAAAAAAGAAATTGAAATAGTTGATATCAAAGAATTTCAAAAAAACATCAAAGACTATGGCTATCCACCTTCTGTTAGAAAAATGGTTTACAAACAAGTTCAAAATTTATTAATGTTTTATGAAAAACAAACATCATTTTTTCATCGTGATTTTATTGACAACATTGTCAATTCTTTGGCTAAAAATAAAATGCTTGTTTTTCAATCTAAAAAACTATCAAATTTTTCTCAAAGATACTTTGAAGAGCTAAGAAAAAACACTAAAAATGAAAAAATTTTTAAAGTATATCTTTGTGGACCAACTGTCTATGATGAAGTTCATATTGGAAATATGCGCTCTGTAGTTGTAGTTGATTTAATTGTAAGAGCTCAAAAATATTTGGGTAAAAAAACTCTTTTTGTTCACAACATAACTGACATAGATGACAAGATTATAGAAAGATCTATTCAATCTAAAATCTCTGAAAATAAAATCTCTGAAAAATACTTTAGAGAATATAAAAAAGTACTTAAAAAATATAGAATCAAATCCATTGATAAAATGCCCAAAGTCACTGACAACATCGACTCTATTGTAAAGTTTATAAATAGCCTTGATAAAAAAGGATATGTAATTCAAAAAGATGATGGTTTTGTTTTTGATGTTTCTAAAATCAAAAACTATGGAAAAAGACTCTCAAGAGAAGATAAAAAACAAGTTGAAAATTTTTATCTTTGAAAATCAACTACTAAGGGAGTTCAATATAATTACAATGGCTTTTTAGGTCGTCCAGGATGACATAGTGAATGTACTCTTTTTATTGATGATATTTTTAATTCACAAACTCTTGATATTCACGCAGGAGGAATTGATCTAACCTTTCCACATCATGAAAATGAAAATGCTCAATACATAGCAAAAAACGATGTAAAAATTACTAAACACTGACTTCATGTAGGTCAAGTGATGTTTAAAAATCAAAAGATGTCAAAATCGCTTGGAAATGTCATTTTAGCCAAAGATTTTGATGAAGATATTTTCAAAATCATCTTAATAAACTCATCAGTGACAGCTCCAATTTACATTACAAATGAGCTTATTGAAAATGCTAAAGTAATCATAAATAAATACAAAAAACTCTACTTTAAATTTTTGAATTTATCTCTTTCATTTAACTTTGATGATAATGTGCGATATATGGTTAGAAAAATTGCTGATAAAGATTTTTCTTCTTTTAATTTAAAACTAAATGAATACATTAAAGCTTACAACACTAGCCTAGAAGCTGATAAATTAACAATTGTCTCTTCAGTTATTCATTTTTTAAATTTTAGCTTCATTGAACAAATTGAAAAAGACTTTAGAAAAAACAAAAAAATCTATGATATTTGACAAGGTTTTTTAAAACAAAAAAACTATGAAAAAGCTGATATGTTTAGAAAAATTTTAATAGATCAAGGTCTAATTTAA
- a CDS encoding sigma factor → MKLYEDYYPQIKSLARKVLSSFYSCSLEVHDLLNIAFFNWEKLVQDYDPTRNIVFEFYILKWMRLLFYQGIKNDISKRNSFLSHCKEIDEFEVFDFDEESFFNSFEKDSLYIYNFLKKQKASIIVLDIFKKVFVENIPIEKYKQNMICTHQVFISSLVSIWDLTKKFYDLDNIEEHLKS, encoded by the coding sequence TTGAAATTATATGAAGATTATTATCCACAAATAAAAAGTTTAGCTAGAAAGGTTTTAAGTAGTTTTTATTCATGTTCTTTAGAAGTTCATGATCTATTAAATATAGCTTTTTTTAATTGAGAAAAACTTGTTCAAGACTATGATCCAACTAGGAACATAGTCTTTGAATTTTATATTCTAAAGTGAATGAGACTTTTGTTTTATCAAGGAATTAAAAATGACATTTCAAAAAGAAATTCTTTTTTGAGTCATTGCAAAGAAATTGATGAATTTGAAGTTTTTGACTTTGATGAAGAGAGCTTTTTTAATTCATTTGAAAAAGATAGCCTTTATATATACAACTTTTTAAAAAAGCAAAAAGCTTCAATTATTGTTTTGGATATTTTCAAAAAAGTTTTTGTAGAAAATATCCCTATTGAAAAATACAAACAAAACATGATTTGCACTCATCAAGTTTTTATATCATCACTTGTTTCTATTTGAGATTTAACTAAAAAATTTTATGACCTTGACAATATTGAAGAGCATTTAAAGAGCTAA
- a CDS encoding IS3-like element IS1138B family transposase has product MKQLKPEQWKKWFSLYEEFYDGKINIKKYIFLVNKNIGKDWKNTYVKSWFFKKYSAFQKDEQSLISQTGKSTANKKNNGRPPKRKEVNEYTREELEEIVKIYRIIFDDISEKEIRKKIKEHKDKEKILTKISWKEFLFSKSTYYSWKKPKLAEPKKDQEIEEIIRKSFHENKGIFGRKRLEIYIQNKYKRYINYRKIGRILLKLNLFCKIRRAKRKNEIKNLNTKYQNLIQRDYNGKFNNIVATDVTYIPSPKDAINNHVYLSIAIHHQSKKIINWNLSKRNDVKLVLDHISKIKFDKEWIIHSDHGSQYSSNQYSEIIKENNGIISMSRIANSLDNREAEYFFSNIKSECLNDLKISKLSFKELQEIIQNYIDWYNNERLQSILEWKTPQQSWDVLSVF; this is encoded by the coding sequence ATGAAACAACTAAAACCAGAACAATGAAAGAAATGATTTTCATTATATGAAGAATTTTATGATGGAAAAATTAATATAAAAAAATATATATTTTTAGTAAACAAAAATATTGGTAAAGATTGAAAAAATACATATGTAAAATCTTGATTTTTCAAAAAATATTCTGCTTTTCAAAAAGATGAACAATCTTTAATTTCACAAACTGGCAAATCTACAGCTAACAAAAAAAATAACGGTAGACCACCAAAAAGAAAAGAAGTTAATGAATATACAAGAGAAGAATTAGAAGAGATTGTTAAAATTTATAGAATAATTTTTGATGACATTAGTGAAAAAGAAATTCGAAAAAAAATTAAAGAACATAAAGATAAAGAAAAAATATTAACTAAAATTTCATGAAAAGAATTTCTCTTTTCAAAATCAACATATTATTCTTGAAAAAAACCTAAACTTGCAGAGCCGAAAAAAGATCAAGAAATTGAAGAAATTATTAGAAAATCATTTCATGAAAACAAAGGTATATTTGGTAGAAAAAGATTAGAAATTTATATTCAAAATAAATATAAAAGGTATATAAACTATCGAAAAATAGGTAGAATTTTGCTTAAATTAAATCTTTTTTGCAAAATTAGAAGAGCAAAAAGAAAAAATGAAATTAAAAATCTTAATACTAAATATCAAAATCTAATTCAAAGAGACTACAATGGCAAATTTAACAACATAGTTGCCACTGATGTAACTTATATTCCAAGCCCCAAAGATGCAATTAACAATCATGTTTATTTATCGATTGCAATTCATCATCAAAGCAAGAAAATAATTAATTGAAATCTAAGTAAAAGAAATGATGTTAAGTTAGTTTTAGATCATATTTCTAAAATCAAATTTGATAAAGAGTGAATAATTCACTCAGATCATGGAAGTCAATATTCATCAAATCAGTATAGTGAAATTATTAAAGAAAACAATGGGATAATTTCAATGAGTAGAATCGCAAATTCACTTGATAATCGAGAAGCAGAATATTTCTTTTCAAATATCAAAAGTGAGTGCTTAAATGATCTAAAAATTTCAAAATTATCATTCAAAGAATTGCAAGAAATTATTCAAAATTATATTGACTGATACAATAATGAAAGATTACAATCAATCTTAGAATGAAAAACACCTCAACAAAGCTGAGATGTTCTAAGTGTTTTTTAA
- the dcm gene encoding DNA (cytosine-5-)-methyltransferase, producing the protein MTNYDLEFKKDLYFAIKKNNNIGSIKEIDFKKINQVTKGKKINLLTYSFPCQDLSSANGFHQKNLGMKKGSNTRSGLVWEIERILNQLNDFGELPDFLLLENVNALLNKKHIDDYKEWLKSLRDLNYSTVTFQLNSSDYGSVQSRKRVYAISILNYWGKIDQDGNILDIDKPLPTPKRKSIKDILKVDYENEHHYQEALISQPNRTPSRKLIFEKNPKIDINSTSSLIRTLTTRQDRHPNSGVIDLKNTKLDNSSRKKNNKANFRFLTPREAYLLMGFEEKDYEKISSKSISKTKMYQHAGNSISIEVMEKIMEIIQKKFHEKEEHNDKR; encoded by the coding sequence ATAACTAATTATGATCTTGAATTTAAAAAAGATCTATATTTTGCTATTAAAAAAAATAACAATATTGGAAGCATCAAGGAAATTGATTTTAAGAAAATTAATCAAGTAACTAAGGGCAAAAAAATTAATTTATTAACTTACTCTTTTCCTTGTCAGGATCTATCTAGTGCAAATGGTTTTCATCAAAAAAATTTAGGAATGAAAAAAGGAAGTAACACAAGAAGTGGGCTTGTTTGAGAAATTGAAAGAATCTTAAATCAACTCAATGACTTTGGTGAACTTCCTGATTTTTTGCTATTAGAAAATGTCAACGCTCTATTAAATAAAAAACATATTGATGATTATAAAGAATGACTAAAATCTCTACGAGATTTGAATTATAGCACCGTTACTTTTCAACTTAATTCTAGTGATTATGGCTCTGTTCAAAGTAGGAAAAGAGTTTATGCCATTTCTATCTTAAATTATTGAGGAAAAATTGATCAAGATGGAAACATTTTAGACATTGATAAACCTTTGCCAACTCCTAAAAGAAAATCCATAAAAGATATTTTAAAAGTAGACTATGAAAATGAACATCATTACCAAGAAGCTTTAATTTCTCAACCTAATAGAACCCCTTCAAGAAAACTTATTTTTGAAAAAAATCCTAAAATTGACATAAATTCTACTAGCTCTTTAATTAGAACTCTTACTACCCGTCAAGATAGACATCCCAATAGTGGTGTTATCGATTTAAAAAATACAAAATTAGACAATTCATCTAGGAAGAAAAACAATAAAGCAAACTTTAGATTTTTAACTCCTAGAGAAGCATATTTATTAATGGGTTTTGAAGAAAAAGATTATGAAAAAATAAGTTCTAAATCAATAAGTAAAACAAAAATGTATCAACATGCTGGAAACAGTATATCGATTGAAGTTATGGAGAAAATTATGGAAATAATACAAAAAAAATTTCATGAAAAGGAAGAACATAATGACAAAAGATAA
- a CDS encoding DNA cytosine methyltransferase — MNNKKSVSKKNKKTLNVFETFAGIGAQRRALENVKNKNPNFEYKIVATSEWDMYANISYDLIHHNTSRDRERERERETSWSRNW; from the coding sequence ATGAATAATAAAAAAAGTGTCTCTAAAAAAAATAAAAAAACTCTCAATGTTTTTGAAACTTTTGCTGGAATTGGAGCTCAAAGAAGAGCCCTTGAAAATGTAAAGAATAAAAACCCTAATTTTGAATACAAAATAGTAGCCACTAGTGAATGAGATATGTATGCAAATATCTCTTATGATTTAATTCACCACAATACTTCTAGAGACAGAGAGAGAGAGAGAGAGAGAGAGACTAGCTGAAGTAGAAATTGATAA
- the rlmB gene encoding 23S rRNA (guanosine(2251)-2'-O)-methyltransferase RlmB, with translation MLCGKNSVLDALENNVKIEMLYVLASKVHEFKHIKNIKIEVKDKQFLDSLVKENHQGYVAVLKSLNFVSLDQMIKSKETILILDHLEDPYNFGAILRSANAFGIKNIIYPIKRAVDINSTVLKVSSGGFVNLRFYKSNSISATIDKLKKQGYWIYSSSLDPTSEDINKISFNNPSVLVIGNEKKGISQTTKKQSDQLFYIKTKGSVQSLNASVAAGIIFNLFTKE, from the coding sequence ATGCTGTGTGGTAAGAATTCTGTTTTAGATGCCCTTGAAAATAATGTCAAAATTGAAATGCTCTATGTTTTGGCTTCTAAGGTCCATGAATTTAAACACATAAAAAACATAAAAATCGAAGTTAAAGATAAACAATTTTTAGACTCACTAGTCAAAGAAAATCATCAAGGCTATGTTGCTGTTTTGAAATCTTTAAATTTTGTATCTCTTGATCAAATGATTAAATCTAAAGAAACTATTTTAATCCTTGATCATTTAGAAGATCCTTATAACTTTGGAGCGATTTTAAGAAGTGCCAATGCCTTTGGGATTAAAAATATTATCTACCCAATTAAAAGAGCCGTAGATATAAACTCAACTGTTTTAAAAGTCTCTTCAGGAGGATTTGTAAATTTAAGATTTTATAAATCAAATTCAATTTCAGCTACTATAGATAAACTCAAAAAACAAGGCTATTGAATTTATAGTTCATCTTTGGATCCAACTTCAGAAGATATTAACAAAATAAGTTTTAATAATCCCAGTGTTTTAGTTATAGGTAATGAAAAGAAAGGAATATCCCAAACTACTAAAAAACAATCAGATCAACTTTTTTATATAAAAACAAAAGGAAGTGTTCAATCTTTAAATGCCTCAGTGGCCGCTGGTATTATTTTTAACTTATTTACAAAGGAATAA
- the rpmG gene encoding 50S ribosomal protein L33, with the protein MKSKIALSCEKCKIKNYKTNKSIIERLELKKFCSRCKEHTIHKEEK; encoded by the coding sequence GTGAAATCAAAAATAGCCTTGTCATGTGAAAAATGCAAAATAAAAAACTATAAAACTAATAAAAGTATAATTGAGCGTTTAGAATTAAAAAAATTCTGTAGTAGATGCAAAGAACATACTATCCACAAGGAAGAAAAGTAA
- a CDS encoding thioredoxin family protein, protein MDYSKYDLKKSEVEPKLKEGVKVLSFYQIGCPPCDMIKPELVKLVEKNKDKMELFLVRINRDGKHDEERRWAAESGVSATPTTFIYKDGKIVNTIVGYKPLSVLEEEMSKLEMNCACSETGCATK, encoded by the coding sequence ATGGATTACTCAAAATACGATTTAAAAAAAAGTGAAGTTGAGCCTAAATTAAAAGAGGGAGTTAAAGTACTTTCATTTTACCAAATAGGTTGTCCACCATGTGATATGATCAAACCAGAACTTGTAAAATTGGTTGAAAAAAATAAAGACAAAATGGAACTTTTTCTAGTAAGAATTAACAGAGACGGAAAACACGACGAAGAAAGAAGATGAGCAGCTGAATCTGGTGTTAGTGCAACACCTACAACATTTATTTACAAAGATGGAAAAATTGTTAATACAATTGTTGGATACAAACCTCTTTCTGTACTAGAAGAAGAGATGTCTAAATTAGAAATGAACTGTGCTTGCTCTGAAACAGGTTGCGCTACAAAATAA